From Anaerotruncus rubiinfantis:
TTCTCAATCTGAATCTTTCCGATGAGCGCAGCGACAAGATTCTGTATCAGAATTTTGAAAAGCTTTTTAAAATTCAAATATAATGTGCGCCTGTCCGGCGTTTTCTCCTTGTCCAGCAGTGCGCGATAGCGCAATCGCTGCCGAAGGGCAGCGATCCAAAAAGGCCAGCGGCGAAAGCCGCTGGCCTTTTATTTGATACGTTCCTTTTTATAAGGCCCGTCCACTTCAAACGGGATATTGTTCTTTGCCAGAAAATCCCCGATCGCTGTATCGAGCAGGCGGGACAGCGGAAGGCCGCTGTCGATGGAATAATTGTAAATTGCTTTATAAATCCCCTTGTCAACGGTAGTCGACAGGCGTTTCCGATATTTCAAATCATCCATTCCCATTCATATCACCTCACGTAACTATTATAAAAGATCATGAACTTGATTAATACTTAGTTAAGTGATACAATGTATGCGTTACGTAACATACTATTAAGGAGGAATCAGCATGAAAACCTACACCGTCGAACTCGACGACAACGATGCGGTCGTCTTTGAACGCGCAGTCGCGGACTATGACCTCACCACCGAGCAGTTCATTTCTATGATGCTCAAGCTGAGCATCATGCAGGCACATCTGCTCAAGGGCCTGCCGGGCAGGCTTGATATTACGAAGGGCCTTTGAAAATCCCTTCGAACAGCTCCACAATTGCCAGTTTCGGCTTGAACAGCGGCTCGTTGTTGAGCTCCAGGATTTCTCCCATCTCCGCTGATTCATCCAGAAACTCCCGGGTTTCTGCATTTGCGGCCGGCACGCAGATCGGCGGGTACATCACGCACCACCAGTTTTTGCCGTTTCCGCTTCCGATGGTCACGCGCACCGCATCGTAATTTCCCGCCGGCAGGAACAGCTGCTCATACTGCCGGGTCGTAAAATACATATTGCACAGTTCCACCCGAACCGGCGCATCCACCCCACAGGCCGCAAGTTCCGCCTCGGCGGCGGCTTTGATCTCATCGAGATGTGCTTTTGCAGTTTTTTTCGCATCCTGTTGACTGTGGGGTCCGGCGAATACATCGCCTACATCCGCCAGAATCCGGTCGCGCACCCGCAGCTTGACCGCCTGGTCGGCCTCCCGGTCGGAATCCGCCATAATATGTAAACGCACCACGTCCGAACGCACCAGCGTACATTCCTGTCCGAACACGGCGATATTCGCGAGCAGCACCGAAACCGCAACGCCAAGCAGCACCGCGAGATCGAGCTTGCTGATCAGAGCCATCCGCTTCATAAAAAAATCCTCCCAACTTTCGTTGAGAGGATTTTTGACTTGTTTTTTTGGTTTTAATCATCGCTGGGCGGGAGTTCTTCCAGATCATACGGCGTGACCTGGTAGACGTAGTAGTTCAGCCAGTTGCAGAACAGCAGGTTCGCATGGCCGCGCCAGGTATAAGGAGGCGTTTTCGACGGGTCGTTGTCCGGGAAGTAATTTTCCGGA
This genomic window contains:
- a CDS encoding CopG family transcriptional regulator, which codes for MDDLKYRKRLSTTVDKGIYKAIYNYSIDSGLPLSRLLDTAIGDFLAKNNIPFEVDGPYKKERIK
- a CDS encoding stage II sporulation protein R codes for the protein MKRMALISKLDLAVLLGVAVSVLLANIAVFGQECTLVRSDVVRLHIMADSDREADQAVKLRVRDRILADVGDVFAGPHSQQDAKKTAKAHLDEIKAAAEAELAACGVDAPVRVELCNMYFTTRQYEQLFLPAGNYDAVRVTIGSGNGKNWWCVMYPPICVPAANAETREFLDESAEMGEILELNNEPLFKPKLAIVELFEGIFKGPS